From Halobacillus sp. Marseille-Q1614, the proteins below share one genomic window:
- a CDS encoding nucleoside recognition domain-containing protein, producing MKSILREGCKKGLQLTWTLGKVIFPVTLIVTILQFTPVLPWIIKQLTPVMSVLGLSGDAAVPLVIGNFLNLYAGIAAIISFEFSVKEVFILAVMLSFSHNLIIESAVAKKVGISWSFVISIRLALAIGSAILINLTWDGGQEQAKYGLAPERQAVPDGWMEIILQGLQTAVMGIIQLALIVIPLMIVMQYLRERGWLDRLSDWLAPAAKFLGMERNTSMTLAAGLTIGLAYGAGLMIQAVEEDGVSKKDMFLAMIFLVSCHAVVEDTLIFIPLGIPVWPLLIIRLITAIVLTAAVGYVWNKLERERRRDLSHEY from the coding sequence ATGAAATCAATTTTAAGAGAAGGATGTAAAAAAGGTCTTCAGCTGACGTGGACATTAGGTAAGGTCATATTCCCGGTCACACTTATCGTTACGATCCTTCAATTCACCCCTGTTTTACCTTGGATCATTAAGCAGCTGACACCTGTGATGAGTGTACTGGGGCTGTCCGGGGATGCTGCTGTCCCACTCGTGATCGGGAACTTTCTTAACTTATACGCGGGCATTGCAGCGATTATATCGTTTGAGTTTTCGGTAAAAGAAGTGTTTATTCTTGCCGTTATGCTGTCGTTTTCCCATAACTTGATTATTGAATCGGCTGTAGCTAAAAAGGTTGGAATCAGCTGGTCGTTTGTGATCAGCATCCGTTTAGCATTAGCTATTGGTTCGGCTATACTGATTAACTTAACCTGGGATGGCGGACAAGAGCAGGCAAAGTATGGCCTTGCTCCCGAACGTCAGGCTGTGCCTGATGGTTGGATGGAGATCATTCTCCAAGGGCTGCAGACGGCTGTTATGGGGATCATCCAGCTTGCACTCATCGTCATTCCGCTTATGATCGTCATGCAGTATTTGCGGGAGAGAGGCTGGCTAGACAGACTGTCCGACTGGCTCGCACCAGCTGCTAAATTTCTAGGAATGGAACGCAATACGTCGATGACGCTGGCGGCCGGACTGACGATCGGCCTTGCTTATGGAGCGGGGCTTATGATTCAGGCTGTCGAAGAAGACGGGGTCTCTAAGAAAGATATGTTTCTAGCTATGATTTTTCTCGTCTCCTGTCACGCCGTGGTGGAAGATACGTTAATCTTCATTCCATTAGGCATACCTGTGTGGCCGCTGTTAATCATTCGGCTGATAACGGCTATTGTCCTTACAGCTGCCGTAGGGTATGTGTGGAATAAGCTTGAAAGAGAGAGAAGGAGAGATTTAAGCCATGAGTATTAA
- the lgt gene encoding prolipoprotein diacylglyceryl transferase: protein MSCTPEELDRVLVHLGPLSIYWYGVIIATGAFLGLLIATRETERLGLKKDYFVDIVVYAIPIAILSARIYYVIFEWDRYVGEPWWKVFAVWEGGIAIHGALIGSFLTAFIYTKVKGLSFWMIADIGAPSIILGQAIGRWGNFMNQEAHGGPVSESFYNNYMQYLPNFINQQMCIDGTLYHPTFLYESLWNILGFILLLVLRYKVNPRRGEIFLSYLIWYSAGRFFVEGLRTDSLYLFGEIRTAQFISILLIVGAIIVMIYRRKAGLADKHYNGKKAK, encoded by the coding sequence TTGTCTTGTACACCAGAAGAACTTGACCGGGTGCTGGTCCATCTTGGTCCTTTATCGATTTACTGGTATGGGGTCATTATCGCAACAGGTGCCTTCTTAGGACTTTTGATTGCGACAAGGGAGACGGAACGCCTCGGTTTAAAAAAGGATTATTTTGTTGATATCGTAGTTTATGCGATTCCGATTGCCATTTTAAGCGCACGTATCTATTACGTTATTTTTGAATGGGATCGTTACGTGGGTGAACCATGGTGGAAAGTGTTTGCCGTATGGGAAGGCGGAATAGCCATTCACGGGGCATTAATAGGTTCATTTTTAACAGCTTTTATTTATACAAAGGTAAAAGGGTTGTCCTTCTGGATGATTGCAGATATTGGGGCACCGAGTATTATCTTAGGCCAGGCCATTGGCCGCTGGGGAAACTTCATGAATCAGGAGGCCCATGGCGGACCTGTCTCTGAATCTTTTTACAATAACTATATGCAGTATCTGCCTAACTTCATTAATCAGCAGATGTGTATTGATGGAACACTCTATCATCCGACTTTTTTATATGAATCTCTTTGGAACATCCTCGGGTTTATCTTATTGTTAGTGCTGCGTTATAAAGTAAATCCGCGCCGCGGTGAGATTTTCCTAAGCTACTTGATTTGGTATTCGGCGGGAAGGTTCTTTGTAGAAGGACTTCGTACCGACAGCCTTTACCTGTTTGGTGAAATTAGAACGGCCCAGTTTATTTCCATCCTGTTGATAGTTGGAGCGATTATTGTCATGATCTATCGCCGAAAAGCAGGACTTGCTGACAAACACTATAACGGCAAGAAAGCAAAATAG
- a CDS encoding glycerol-3-phosphate responsive antiterminator, producing the protein MEFKQTVLPAVKNMKDFEMLLEMNTEYIIILESRLGMLPKVVKAAQKAGKKIWVHVDLIQGLKADDYGMEFLGRVIKPDGVITTRSHVIQLAKKYKLISVQRLFLIDSQAVEHNARIIEKVKPDFVEVLPGIIPGMIKEMKDRLGVPVIAGGLIRTEEEAAEAIKSGASAISTSRAELWRF; encoded by the coding sequence ATGGAGTTTAAGCAGACAGTTTTACCAGCAGTGAAAAATATGAAAGACTTCGAAATGCTCTTGGAAATGAATACGGAATACATTATCATTTTAGAAAGCAGGCTGGGCATGCTGCCAAAAGTCGTAAAAGCAGCACAGAAAGCCGGAAAAAAAATCTGGGTACACGTCGATTTAATCCAGGGACTAAAAGCTGATGACTACGGGATGGAGTTTTTAGGAAGAGTGATTAAGCCGGATGGTGTCATTACTACCCGTTCCCATGTCATTCAGCTTGCGAAGAAATATAAGCTGATCTCTGTTCAGCGGCTGTTTCTAATTGACAGCCAGGCCGTCGAACATAACGCAAGGATTATCGAAAAAGTTAAGCCGGATTTTGTAGAAGTTTTACCGGGCATTATTCCGGGAATGATAAAAGAGATGAAAGATCGATTAGGAGTGCCGGTCATTGCAGGGGGATTGATTCGAACTGAGGAAGAAGCGGCCGAAGCCATTAAATCGGGAGCTTCAGCAATCTCTACTTCACGTGCAGAACTTTGGAGGTTTTAA
- the ppaX gene encoding pyrophosphatase PpaX yields the protein MSINTILFDLDGTLIDTNELIIASFTHTLQTHADRPYSREEIIQFIGEPLRDSLASVNEESVEEMIATYREHNIAHHDQYVKAYDGVLESIRTLKRQNYQLGIVTTKMRQTVEIGLNMTELDSLFDTVVTLDDVVHAKPHPEPVMKALNTLDASAAQTIMVGDNTHDIEAGKNAGTKTAGVAWTVKGREVLDELRPDYMLTNMRELLEITGG from the coding sequence ATGAGTATTAATACAATTTTATTTGATCTGGACGGAACGTTAATCGATACGAATGAGCTGATTATCGCTTCTTTTACCCATACTTTGCAAACACATGCTGACCGCCCTTATTCGAGGGAAGAGATTATTCAGTTTATTGGTGAACCTTTAAGAGACAGCCTTGCTTCTGTCAATGAGGAAAGCGTGGAGGAAATGATTGCAACTTACCGGGAACACAACATTGCTCATCACGATCAATACGTAAAGGCTTATGACGGTGTGCTGGAATCGATTCGCACGTTAAAGAGACAAAACTATCAGCTTGGTATAGTCACAACAAAAATGCGACAGACTGTAGAGATAGGACTAAATATGACAGAACTTGACAGCTTGTTTGATACTGTCGTCACTCTTGATGATGTCGTTCATGCCAAACCTCATCCTGAACCTGTCATGAAGGCGTTAAACACTTTAGATGCCTCAGCCGCCCAAACGATTATGGTAGGCGATAACACGCACGATATTGAAGCTGGAAAAAATGCAGGTACAAAAACAGCGGGAGTCGCATGGACAGTAAAAGGGCGGGAAGTTTTGGATGAACTGCGTCCTGATTACATGCTGACGAATATGAGAGAGCTACTTGAAATCACAGGAGGGTAA
- a CDS encoding DUF4097 family beta strand repeat-containing protein — protein MTEERMKILKMIEQGTITAEEGAQLLKAIETQDYDTKSSEKKYGFRDFVEEAVEKIKNADFDLSFGESVEFQYDLKSDPVPFHDMDVSIANGSLHLEPWIEDYAKAECRVKVYQAADEQEAKEQFLADGEFEITEGILRLANPSKKIKTFVKLYLPKKRYEFIKLKLSNGAITSNHVKAAHFQLKTSNGSLRIKDSQGETCKLETGNGSITVSESEFDTCQADTINGSVKLDGQFGKTDVSAVAGGITVYNYGERAHTGFFKTTTGQITVLLPENKRIDGTLKSSVGSLNCSLDNYKILKNKKEIMNKEFVFEAREELADVYHLEAETKTGSVTIKDAVL, from the coding sequence ATGACTGAAGAAAGAATGAAAATACTTAAAATGATTGAGCAGGGAACGATTACTGCTGAAGAAGGAGCCCAGCTGTTAAAAGCGATTGAAACTCAAGATTACGATACAAAATCATCAGAGAAAAAGTACGGTTTTAGAGATTTTGTAGAAGAAGCTGTAGAAAAAATTAAAAATGCAGATTTTGATTTGTCTTTTGGAGAATCTGTGGAATTTCAATATGATTTAAAATCAGACCCCGTACCATTTCATGACATGGATGTATCGATTGCTAATGGTTCCCTCCATTTGGAACCATGGATTGAGGACTACGCGAAAGCTGAGTGCCGTGTGAAGGTCTATCAAGCGGCTGACGAGCAGGAGGCAAAAGAGCAGTTTTTAGCCGATGGGGAGTTCGAAATAACAGAGGGAATTCTTCGTTTGGCAAATCCTTCGAAAAAAATTAAAACGTTCGTTAAGCTCTACCTTCCTAAGAAGCGTTATGAATTTATTAAACTGAAGCTTTCCAATGGAGCGATTACTTCTAACCATGTAAAAGCGGCCCATTTCCAATTAAAAACGTCCAATGGGTCTCTGCGCATAAAAGATTCTCAGGGAGAGACGTGCAAGCTGGAAACAGGGAACGGATCCATTACCGTCTCTGAAAGTGAGTTTGATACTTGCCAGGCTGATACAATTAATGGCTCTGTTAAGCTCGATGGGCAATTTGGCAAGACTGATGTCTCTGCAGTTGCAGGAGGCATTACGGTCTACAACTATGGAGAACGTGCACATACGGGCTTCTTTAAAACGACTACCGGTCAAATTACGGTATTGCTTCCAGAGAATAAGCGGATTGACGGTACGTTAAAATCGAGCGTTGGCAGTTTAAACTGCAGCCTTGATAATTATAAGATTTTAAAGAACAAGAAAGAAATTATGAACAAAGAGTTCGTTTTTGAGGCACGCGAAGAATTAGCGGATGTCTATCATTTAGAAGCAGAAACGAAGACAGGATCTGTAACGATCAAAGACGCTGTCTTATAA
- a CDS encoding phage holin family protein, which yields MKNWLLHILVNAIAIFIVGFAFKTVEIDGFLAAILAAFILSILNAIVRPILVLLTLPITIVTLGLFLLVVNAVTLAITDGLLGSLFEIDGFGMTILAALVISLINLVLNRLIKE from the coding sequence TTGAAAAACTGGTTATTGCACATTTTGGTAAATGCGATAGCAATATTTATCGTCGGGTTTGCTTTTAAAACGGTTGAAATCGATGGATTCCTGGCTGCGATCTTGGCGGCCTTTATCCTATCAATCTTAAATGCGATCGTAAGGCCGATTTTGGTTTTATTAACGCTGCCGATAACGATAGTAACACTTGGGTTATTCTTATTGGTAGTGAACGCTGTAACATTAGCGATTACTGACGGGCTGTTAGGAAGCCTGTTTGAAATCGACGGTTTTGGCATGACGATCTTAGCCGCTCTCGTCATTTCGCTGATTAATCTCGTATTAAATCGTCTGATCAAAGAATAA
- a CDS encoding DapH/DapD/GlmU-related protein produces the protein MRRTQRYPVKGANSLWHIYKTVPFLKVMKNFIVIQTARYTPFLNVKNGLYRRFLKMKVGEETSFALMVMVDIMFPEKISVGRNSVVGYNTTILAHEYLINEYRLGDVEIGDEVLIGANTTILPGVKIGSRAVVSAGTLVHKDVPAGSFVGGNPMQLIYTKEQMEQRMSSEKEKKDGV, from the coding sequence ATGCGCCGTACACAACGCTATCCGGTTAAAGGAGCCAACTCCCTCTGGCATATCTACAAAACCGTCCCTTTTCTTAAAGTGATGAAGAATTTTATCGTGATTCAAACGGCGAGGTACACTCCATTTTTAAATGTGAAAAATGGGCTGTACCGTCGTTTTTTAAAAATGAAGGTAGGAGAAGAAACGTCTTTTGCTCTTATGGTCATGGTCGATATTATGTTTCCTGAAAAAATCTCAGTAGGCCGTAATTCTGTGGTTGGCTATAATACGACGATTTTAGCTCATGAGTATTTGATTAACGAGTATCGGCTGGGAGATGTGGAAATCGGTGATGAAGTGTTGATAGGAGCAAATACTACCATACTTCCAGGAGTTAAAATTGGCAGTAGAGCTGTCGTATCCGCCGGAACCTTAGTACATAAAGATGTGCCTGCCGGATCATTTGTTGGTGGGAATCCCATGCAGCTTATTTATACAAAAGAACAAATGGAACAACGAATGAGCAGCGAAAAGGAGAAGAAAGATGGAGTTTAA
- the hprK gene encoding HPr(Ser) kinase/phosphatase — MSKVRTEDLLERFELELVAGKDGIHREIHMSDISRPGVEMTGYFKFYPKDRLQLLGKTELSYFNELTHEQRKHRAEQLCTDITPGIVITRGMDIPEELAVAAREAAVPLMRSPYKTTRVISRLTNYLESKFAPFTAIHGVLVDIYGIGVLITGQSGVGKSETALELVKRGHRLVADDSVEIRQEDYDTLIGNSPPLIEHLLEIRGLGIINVMTLFGAGAVRSYKRITLVINLEIWDKTKQYDRLGLEEETMKIMDAEIPKATIPVRPGRNLAVIIEVAAMNFRLKRMGVNAAEEFSERLTKVIDEDHSEE, encoded by the coding sequence ATGAGTAAAGTTCGTACAGAAGATTTGCTGGAACGCTTTGAGCTTGAACTGGTAGCTGGTAAAGACGGCATCCACCGTGAAATACATATGAGTGATATTTCCCGGCCAGGAGTCGAGATGACCGGGTATTTTAAGTTTTATCCAAAAGACAGGCTGCAGCTGTTAGGGAAAACGGAGCTTTCGTACTTTAATGAACTGACCCATGAACAAAGAAAGCACCGCGCTGAGCAGCTTTGTACAGATATTACCCCGGGTATAGTCATCACGCGGGGAATGGATATTCCTGAGGAGCTTGCAGTAGCAGCGCGTGAAGCAGCCGTTCCGCTTATGAGATCACCGTATAAAACGACGCGTGTAATCAGCCGGCTGACGAATTATTTAGAATCTAAGTTCGCACCGTTTACTGCAATTCACGGTGTACTTGTTGATATTTACGGCATCGGTGTTTTAATTACCGGACAAAGTGGAGTAGGTAAAAGTGAAACTGCACTTGAGCTGGTCAAACGCGGGCATCGTTTAGTGGCTGATGACAGTGTGGAAATACGCCAGGAAGATTACGATACATTGATTGGAAACAGTCCGCCACTGATTGAGCACCTTTTAGAAATCCGCGGTCTGGGGATTATTAACGTTATGACCTTGTTTGGAGCAGGAGCGGTCCGAAGCTATAAACGAATTACGCTTGTAATTAATCTCGAAATCTGGGATAAAACCAAGCAGTATGACCGTCTTGGCTTAGAAGAAGAAACGATGAAAATAATGGATGCTGAAATTCCAAAAGCAACGATTCCTGTACGTCCAGGCCGTAACTTGGCTGTCATAATCGAAGTAGCGGCGATGAATTTCCGCTTAAAACGTATGGGAGTAAACGCAGCAGAAGAGTTCTCTGAGCGTTTAACTAAAGTAATTGATGAAGACCATAGCGAAGAGTAA